The Nothobranchius furzeri strain GRZ-AD chromosome 8, NfurGRZ-RIMD1, whole genome shotgun sequence sequence GCAGTGGCATAGCGAGGGTTGCTGAGGTTGCTAACGGGGCTAGCGCTTAGCGAAGTGGTTTGAGTGGTGGCGTTacctcctccaccagagggcgtgCTGGAGCTGGCGTGGGACGACAGCCCCTCCCAGGCTCGCAGACGGGTGTGGATGTCTTTGAAACGGGGTCGACGTGCCGGTCCCTCCTGCCAGCATTCTGTCATCAAACCATAAAACCTACAAGACAAAGGAGTTCAATATTAGCCACGACAGCCTTTTGCTTTTTGATTTTCACTTTTGTAATAATGCCAGATGTCTGCCATGTGATAGAAAACTCTTTCTACCTTGGAGGGCAGTCCTCAGGGCAGGGCAGCAGCTGCCTCTTCCTCACCATCTCCATCACCTCCTGGTTGGAGAAGCCATAGTACGGCTGCAGTCCGTAGCTGAAGACCTCCCACAGCACCACCCCGAACGACCAGATGTCCGAGTCCGTGGTGAACTTGCCGTAGGCGATGGCCTCAGGGGGCATCCAGCGGATGGGCAGCAGCGTTTTGGGCTGGACGCAGTAGTAGTCGGAAGAGTAGATCTCCCTGGAGAGACCCAGGTCGGAAATCTTCACGTGCAACTGCTCACCTACTAAGATATTCCGAGCTGCGAGGTCTTTGTGGATGTAGAAGTGACTAGCCAAGTACTCCATCCCTGCAGCCACCTGATTAGAAAAAGGGTAATGACTCAGATATTCACATTCGATATTATCGACCAATGTTGGCATTAAAATGTATCGGAAATGATCGGTGTTAGTTTTTACTCTAGTAATAGTGCGACTTTTACACACCATGCACATTTTATACATCAAACCGTTCAGCTATTCTCCTCTCGCTCTAAATATGACCAATCAGAGGTTTAGATTTTGAGATGAGGACCACAGACACCTGTAATTATTAGGGTTGTGCCATCTAGTACCTCACAATTAGATTTCAAGGTCCTACAATTCGAGTTTTTGATGCAATTTTTTTTCACCTCATAGTTTTTTGATACTTTCACTTTAACCTTTTACTCCACTATCTTAGTCTCGTAAAACTGAACGCATACCCAACACACTTTTGTATGAAATCTACCGGAAATATACGgataatgaaagtaaacacgagtAGACGGTTTctttcagctgagatggcaaaaggAAGCGGTGCAGAGATCCTGGAGCTTCTGGTCTTTAGAAGTGAAGAACAGATCATCAGACAGTTCACAGGGACTGAAGGACAACCACCTTTTTTAGTGGATCGTAAAAAAACTTGAGCAGAGTTGCTTCAATATGCATAAAAAACCAAGTTATGTTCAAGCTAAAAGGACGTCCCCCACACCTACTTTATACCGCCATCGGGTAATCgttagcagtgttgggagtaacgcggtacaaaagtaattaattactgtaatgcattgcttttgctGTAATATGGTAATatgaagccgggcgtacactgtgcgactttttcacttttttgagccgattttccactcgtgcgagaatccacgagatcggggcgagttttgcgccgagcgtcgtgtagtgtacagggggttacgagaggcgatttacaccacgtgaccagctaccaatcagcaatcgtgagctcgcacaaacgtctggcgtgtttaatatttcgctcgtccctcgtgagggtatcgcactgttgaagcggcgctgcgagcagctgcgacccaaaatgtatcagaaccgctcacggcgcatgcgcaatcctgcatcaacaccgctcgcccactATTTccataataacacacgttgtttgttttaatttcgacacgtttttttactcacaaagattgtcaagaaagtgtgtttgtcgtgttcatgtcaaattaaactgatcacaaaacacagatttactttctttatttcgttttcctcatccaaccccaataaatccctgtgtgtcctgcagcactcccgaaggacaacaggcaagacaagacaaaaaagtctaacgtgttgtgtaaaaactgctatttttagcatatttttaggtccgacatgttgctaccagacgtacagtgtgagcacatgactcgtgagatctgccctgtgaggaagtcgtacagtttgagctgaagctgagtgctacgagtgaaaaagtcgcacagtgtacgcccagcttaaggCATTAAGAAAattgtaatatttactcggtacaattgtatgGTGTATGTGtattgcatggtggcgcagtggttagcactgttgggttcgaaacttggctgcggcctttttgcgtggagttgcatgttctccacatgcatgtgtgtctttcctccgggtactccggtttcccccacagatcacaacatgccctataggttataaattgtaagtcgctttggataaaagcatctgctaaataaataaacataaacataacaatgcatttttaaaccctgaATCAAGATgagggtttcttaaaaattcaaatagcgggaaacctgaaaaaagatccagtatctgcatatatgacgccatttatggactcagctttgcgggcattctatgagcagagaggacgcagcgcgcagcggtaatggctcaaatactccagctgcatcctgcgcgcggccgctgtaacattcacagaatcgctccaccaaaacaaaataattcacttgcgatcgttcatttcagcccatattctctgtactTTATGTACTTTTCTGAAGTGCTTTGCCtccgctgagttcataatctgtgccccggtgatttcaactcattgctgctggagcgcagcgcatgttAAGctatttttgcgttcggtagatccctttggctgattagttagaaagtaggaaatctaggaaactgtttttctggaagactaagaaaagatgcagcatgcaggaagattagagagagaaagggcaggaaacttttacaaaacagctaaagacccttttatttaaagctgcttttaccaaaatcttttattttcttattttaactcaaatctgtaaaaaatatttgatctgtttatgaaattttataattttatgacttagtTTTTTTCTGAGGTGAATCTATTTCTgtgttgagatcattatgattttatgactttgttttattttgttttgatctatgtgaagcactttgtgattctatgtctgtgataagtgctatatacagggtatctgcaggttgaagggagccaaatttaagactttttaagaccttttttaaggccactttgaccaaatttaagcaacttttaaacatttaatttaagctataatttccagctatttcctggaaccggtgctaacctcgtcgcgaacgtgggattggccatccagttaccattaaacttgcacttccccatggcgcaagctcccactagcttaaccagctaatgtgctcatctaaaaatatacccctttcacaaccaactgaatgtgtacggttctgcttacggcaatatcatacacaaaaagaaacttgtttattgggtctttagtaatttaagacctttggaaactgtattcaaggattatttgtcatttttaaggatttttaaggccttcaatttggaaaagctaacttaagcctttttaagactttttaaggacccgcggagaccctgtttatatatataaaatttacTTAGTaactcaaataaaatcaagaaaacaaaacaaagtgcttgaaaagaaaaaaaagtaggtagatttatccccaatacacctttttaccagtgaaaagcaataatatataagcatttaatatttataaatgtgatagaatcagatcaccctcaaAAGTCAGTCcagatccagggccgtatcaaggcatttggggaccaaggcaaaataggcttggagcccccaacacctcactccctgctcagttaatataagatggcaacgtgctgagagtacagattgttgttgcttttatttaataagcaatcattttaaagcactgtttttATATCTGACTCAGATACCACACCACTTTCCACTGGATAAATCATGGGTTCACTGATCGTCAGATTACCTAATtcatgaagttgttttggtgaaagtaacttaaagtaatgcaaaagtagtgtaatgccatacattttaaaatcagtaatatggcactgtaatgaattactttaaaatgagggtaacaagtaataaataatgcattacagtaactAGCTCCATGGTGCTGCCTCAGCTTTTGTTTATGAACATTTACGAATTGAATTTGAATCGGCACATGACACATAGCGATGCATCCATTAGATCGGCACACCCCTAGTAATTATGATCATAAAAGTAGTAAAATGCTTGCAACTTAATGGATTTATACTGTAGTGTTGGtattagctgttttttttaaactaacgataatttaataataataaatatagaaTAATGACAAGTGTTTTTTCTCCCCAGAGAAACTTCACCAGGTGTGGCAGTCTGATAAGCTGATCACAGTTGCTCACACTGATCCAggatctgttggaggtttcttcctgttaaaagggagttttcctctctactgtcgctacatgcttgctaagTATGGGGATTTCTGTcaagtctctgacacaacaagtcagtgacttgatgccttCAGCGGGGTTTCCTTAGAAAGGAAACTTTGAACTAATTTGAAAAACAAATTGAACTCAATGCACTAAGTAGGTTCAGTGTAAAACTCTAGTTGTGActtgacgctatataaataaactgaactaatTTAAAGTTGTAGAGAAATAGAGAAAGGTCCTACTTGTATGGCTATTTGCAGAAAGTCCCCATGATCCAGGCTGGACTTCACGGTGCCGTCCTCGTCGCTGCTGCAGCCGACGTCCGAGTGCGGCGAGCGCATGATGAGGAACTCGTGGAGGTCCCCTTGTGGCAGGAACTCAAACAACATGCAGACGGGCTGCTCCTGGGTGACCACTCCCAGCAGGCAGACCACGTTGGGGTGCTGCAGCTCGGTCAGTAGCGCTGACTCCTTTAAAGAAAAACGAGATCAGAGCTTCAGTGCAGTCAGGTCTGTTGCTGTGTCACCTCGCTCGGTCAGAAGACGCTGTTTATTTTGGGATCTATTTCCAGTGAGCTCATCTATAGTTCACTGACTTTCAGCTAAACGTAGCCATCCACTGCATTTACTTGCTGTGGGAATATAACAAGACTTGTCTCCAGTCTTGTGGGAAGGCTGTTCTTTCCACTGAGAAAATAGTTTTTGGATGCTTGTGACTGCTTTAGGAGTAGCACGACACTACTCAAATCCACACCAAATCAACAAAAGCATGGTCGCAGGCATTAAATTGCATCCAGCCTGTATAAAAACAGAGAAAAGGGCTTTTCTATGGAGGCTGTGGTTTGTAGTCTACCTGCTGGAAGTCGCTCCACTGCTGGGAGTTGGAAATGTCTTTCAGAGCCTTGATGGCCACCAGCTGAGCCTGGTCCATGCCTGGCAGGTACAGGTGACCCTTGTAGATCTTCCCCAACATGCACTCTCCAAGTTCCTCCATGAAACGCACCGCCGACAGGGGCAGCTCTTtggctttactcttcagaaagaaGAACAAAAAGAAAAGCTGGCTCAGTCCTTTTTTCATTATCTTGTGTTAGAAAAATAAATTAACTCAAGAAGTTTGTCTGGTTTTAATCCGCTGCAGGCACACTGCCCAACAGAACATTAAAAACAAGACTAAGCTGTGAAAATACACAAAAAAGGCAAGAGAACTGATAATTGTTAGAATCAGCCCATTACATCAGATCCTAATAACTCGCTTTATAGTTTTGGAAAGCCATGCAGGAAAATTGTGAAATCTGCCAGCAAAACCAGCTCGAAGACGTCCATTAGCTCGGATGTTGGGAAACATTTAGAACGACTGGCGTGCCGGTAAACTCCAGAATCAGCTGCAGAAATGAGTCAAGTCTGCTCGAGTCATTGTGCATTTTTTAAATATGCTTTGATGCATTTTCCTCTAGTCGTGTTAACGCAGCAGCCGCACTAATAACACAGTGAACGTCTAAGGGTGGACACGATGGAAGCAAAAGTGTTTTGGTACTTTAATAGACTCCGAATCCTCCATTACTACTCAAGGTTTGCATTCATTTTCCTAATAAAATAAAGACACCtttatttaattttgttgttTAAACTAACAGCTGCTGAGGACGAGAGAGgaagctgttttcttttcttttttcttttctgttgttTTACAGCGTGAGATAATTGAACCAGGAAGTACTGAAATCTGTAGaagtttttttaaattaataaatTCAAATGTAAGATCTGTTTAAAACAGGTTTTATGGTTTCAGAACTTAAATACGGAGCTAAATTTCAAACCAGGATATATTTTTggtagcggggggggggggggggggggggacgttaGAGAGGTGAGCAGTGGTTGGCTGAAGTTTTTTGGCTTCTAGGAAATCCGAGATGAATAATGAAGTTCTTCTGTGAGaaccgtgcacgcacacacacacggacacatgtCAGCATGCGCTTggagggtgtgcgtgtgtgtgtgtgtgtgtgtgtgtgtgtgtgctgaataCCACGAGAAACGCAGATGTTTTTAGTTATAGGTTTGTTTCACCTCCATCTCTCTTCCACACACCAAACCCCTCAGATTGTCTTTACACCaccccaggtgtgtgtgtgtgtgtgtgagaaaatgTGTCTGTAGAAATTGCTACAGGCTTTGACCCCTCCATGACCCCAGGGTAAAGCCTGCTGAGTAGCAGAGTGATCCTAAACCCCACACAAAGATGTAGAAAGGAAGGAGATATTACAATCTATGTAAAGGAGAAGCTGCCGCTCCTCGTTTGTTTCCTTCAAACTGTTTTGAAGTTTACTAGTTTTTAGATACTGATTAAAAACACAGAGACCTCTGCAAACGACTATGCAGCCTGACGCTTGCTAACATGACGCCGGCGAGAGACACACAAATAAACCGGCTGAGTTGGTGAGTTTTGATGCTTCTCTGATGTTCTGTGCTTCCTTCAGATGATCTTGTCTGAGGAATCTTTTCTGTAAAAGATGGCGGGGATTAGAAAGGAGGAAGGGAAGAGATGGAGAGTCACAACAAGCGGATGGAGTAAGTGAAAGCAGGACAGTGATGGAGGGCTGTGCAAAAACAGTCAGTGGGAGAAAAATAAACGAAGGGAACGAGCTGCAGCCGAACATTCCTGGACCTGCTGAGATCTGATGATTGAGATCTGAAGCTTTGCCTCAGACAGGTCACTTCCGCACACTGAACCCTGCAACCTCAGCACGCCGGGAGGCGTCCCAGCTAACACGAAGGTACTGTGCAAAGGGGTTCGGACTCCTGTGGTCGGCTCTTAAGGACAGATGGAGCAAATAAGGGTTTGTCTTTAAGGGTCACAGCGGGAGAGTCAAACACACTGCACGCGTTAAAGCAGGTCATTAGATTAACATGAAACTAAAGAAAAAGAAGGTTTTTCAGACTGTTAATGTCTGGTTTTACAGTCTAAAGTATTAAATGTCCAAAATATTAAGGTTGAGATTGAGTCAGAACAAACATGGAGGTTATAGGGCTAAAGGGAACATTCTGAAAGTAGCAAAATACCAGATGAAGGTAAAAGGCCATCCCAGCTTGTAGACACTCCTGAAACTGAAACAGTTAGTTGCTGATTTAGATGATTTTAAACTAACCGGTTTTGATAAATTAGGGTGAGAAACATATTTTTTGGAGATCACAGAAAGTACCCGAGTGTAGACTTTCTACCTTTGGTTTGTAAGCAGTAGTGAGCATGGACATCTCCACGTTTTGTCCTCGGACCGGTTTTGGCTGGCGTGGAGCGGGAGGCCGGGAGGACTTCTGGTTGTTGCGGCACACACAAATGAAGAAGAAGAGCAAAGCAATAGCTAAGGGGATGGCCACACTGGGGACCAGGATGTAGAGGATCTCCATGTTACCACTTGACTTCTCCTTATAGTCTACAGATGCAGAAGGATCAAATGAAACAAGCATTACAGGCTAATGTTACCACAATGAGGCTTTAAAGGTGCACTAGAAGGAGTTTATTTTACAACTGGACATTTTAGAGCTTCTATGTAGCATATGAAAcattgttggggctcacaatggcccaggagtcCTGATAAATAGGCAAAATTATTATCAAATTATTTTAAACATTAATAACTTTTAACATATTTTTGTGTCTCACCACAGATGGGGATATCACAGAGCTCCATGCGAACCCCTTCAGTTAGCGTGAAGCACCATGGGGCTTCGTGTTTGTTTCCTGGGTTGCGACAGTACGAGTGCCCCCCATTTAGCTCAGGGTAGCGGACCGCCAGGAAGGTGTGGCTGTGAGGATACTGGGAGTTCCACGGCTGACACTGATGCCCCGCCTTGGTCACGCTGACCGTCCCTCTGTAATCTGCTCCACTGTTGTTGTAACACTTGTGATCTGAGGGACCAAAAGGTTAAAGGTGGGCCATTTGCACGCATTTGATGGCAAACGCTAAAGCTGGAGAGAGCGTCTTACTCTTGTTGATGGGCTCAGCCATGGGGATCCCAATCCTCAGACAGTTGGCGGCCTCTGGGCTGTCAAAAGCAGCCAGCTCCTCACAGTTCGGCAGCTTCAGCCTCTTCAGTATGTGCGGGTTGGAGCGGGCAATGATGTACTCAGTCTTACACAAATCATTCTCCAGGATCTCACATTCGTCCCTGCAGAGGTCCCGAGCTTTGTCAAACCCCGAGCTGCGATCGCACGTCGGGAAGGCAAAGTGGCAGAGGGACGGGATGGCGAACTGGGAGCAACGATCGGACAAATGGTTGGACGTACCAATCATGGTGAAGGCAGCTGGGGAAAAAGGGGCAAAAGTGTTGAAATGCAAACAAAAGACTGATCACCAACTACGACATCAGCATCTAAAGGTTCTAAAACAGAAATGATTAGAGCTCTTCTGTCATTATTTCTACAACCTTAAGGGCTTAtgattgtaacgtccagcaatggtcagtttttcggtactgtttgaccattcaacatctggtcaaaaaggagacacaagactgcatgtgttccctttaaatcagcctgccttcatcccaccagctggagctcagagcctctctgcagctctgaacccatgataacgaattgtcaacaataatgttctctcctcaaggcccaAGCTTCCCTCATCGTCCTACAGGATCCTTCATGCCTTCCAATAAGGAACACTCACACcttggatcagttgctaaatcaaagaattatttcttaaattaaatatgaacttttaaaacttattAGTTAAATAATCttcaaataaatgtttgtttattgctacttataataattataatataatgaaatgtttcattaatctgtgcttcagtgattgaagtttgaaatgaatgttatgttatgattacagtgattggaatacgtttcagcatgttgatatgacaaggtcatcaccatctaCACCCACACAAGAAcagagtaaggttaagttaaactcgtgacacataaatagccctttaccccagatcagagcatcgtcATCAagcaaggcgtgtttctgaggttgccttgtcaacctctggttggctacacaaatcataacatgagaaccttaaaactggatcactctggtgattcttcagttcttgagaaagcttcagaccggccatctgaagcaaaaccctctttaaccatcaaagcttttgacacgtcgtcaaaacctttttgcacctgcgaagctgatgcagcaaacggttcctgcagaacaagctgatattgtttagactccttcagagtcccagacgcgcggttccatccatctgtcgtgacccgagatgtCGATGCTGTGGTCAATCTCCGGGACCTGGGTGCCACAGATCATCCAACCTCTCTGacctataaacctgactctttttttaatcaaaacaaagcgtttacaatccctgaataaaacaaagaatccaagaatcttctgattaaacactaaGGCCAAGCAGGTTgacattctatatttagatagagtatcacatcttattggtcataagtagaggtcatttattttgagctcttaaagcactcaatttaccaaaccctacatgaTAAACACATTGAACATTTGACTCATGAGGTTATTGGAAGGTTACGCTTTTCTGTGGTTGTCGTTACCACCGAGGTGGTGGCGTGTTGTGTGGAGAAGCAGACAAGCGAATAAAGAGTGGATAATTGAAGCTGGCTGCAATCCCAACATCTCTACAGCACATGAAAACAATTATCCTGATGATCAATAAAAGTGACATCACATTCAGGTCGCTGACGAGGGATTCTTTAGTGGCTTAATACAATTCAGCTGCAGCACAAAGCTCAATGTTTCAGCTTAGAGTCTGGGTTCAGAGGTCAAATACTAAACAGATCATTAGAAATAAAATAAGAGATGCAGACATTTAAAACAGTACGGAGCCACGTGCGCACATTGCAGAGAGGGATTAAAAACCTAACCTGCAGATGTTTCCCTGCAGAGAAGTTGTGTTTATTTGAGATACTCAGTCAGAATGAAGTAGGTTACTAAAGACATGTGAGGAACTGATGGCCAAACTGGTAGATTCCCAGTTTCTGCAGGAGAACTACAAGAAGTCTCTGATTTTTCCAAATGTTCAGGACTGTAGTCACTAAAAACTGGAGGTTAGCTGGAGTATCAAGTTGCAGCAGCATAAAAAGACAATTGATGAGCCAGTAAAGAGGAAAAAGTTAACAAAGTGAAGATTTTACTCCATAAAAACGATGAGTGGTAGACTTTATTTCACTGTTGAGATTAGCTGCTGGGGTTTTTGTTGCCCTCGTTTCCATGCCAGATGCTTTGATCACACGCCTGAAGGTGTGGGTTGCTGTGGAACTGTCTGTGGATCAGACTCAGGGCTACATGCTAAGTTTCTCTCTGGACAAAGATGGCTCCTATTTTCTCCCTTCTCACACCTTTGATCTTCTCTTTCCAAGATATGAACCATCCTGCCCTCAAAAAGAGTTTATTATCCTTTAGATGGCGGACAGCTAAGCCTTGACCTGACCTGCGGGCTCTCTTTTACTGTGCCATAAGTGTGTGTAGGAATTTGATTTATACAGAATCAGACTCAAAAGAGATCCTTTTTATGAAAGGAAAAACATCTTATATACTTATGTTGCATAAATGTGGTTATGCAAGTGAAATACTATAATTACAGAGTAGTGCCTTGTATTACCTGTGATCTGGGTTTCTATCTCCCCCTGCATCTGAAGCGAGGCGACGAAGATGCTGCGGTTACCGATGAAGCGGGCACAGGCGATGCCTCTGTAAGGCTGGCAGAACCCATCTTCATCATTGTCATCCCTGACAGGAACAGATAGGAGATCATTAAGAAACAGGAATGTCCAAACGTTTCAAGACGACAGCCAAAATCATAAAGTTATGTGCCCAGAAAACAGTTTTTTACTGCTCAAAAAGGCTTAAAATAGATGTAGTAGCAAAATTTGTGACATAAAAATGTTACAAGCTGTAGATCTAACTCTATCTTTCAGCCTACTAGACATGCAAATGAACAAGATCATGCCAAAGGCTGCAAAAGGAGCCCTGGCAGCACTTTGGACATGCCTGATTTAGACTCCTCGGCATAAAATTAGAACATTTCTGACTCTAAGTCAaggaaaatgtaaagaaaaagacATGAAAAACTAAAGGTGCTGTCCACAAACCCGCCACTAGAGGGCAGCCACAGGTAGAGGATTTAGAAAACCACCTACTTCTTGTTGCTGTCATTATTTGGCTAAAGATAAATCATTCTCAAACCAGAgacttttaaacacacacacacccacacagtgCAGCTCCCAGCACAGATGTAAACCACATTAGGAATTAATATTTGGCTGATGTTGGACTTTATTCCTCTTATGGTAGAGAAATGTCACCACGAGGTGTACTTTAAAACGTATAGGGAGAGAGCCCAATTGTGTTATCACAACCAATCAACTTTTACTTCATTGAGGATATTTCCTGAAAGACAGAAACCTTTTGGTCCTTTTTGAACCCTAATTTTCCCGTCCTCTGATGTCTCACCTCTCTTATTCtaaggatacacacacacacacacacacacacacacacacacacacacacacacacacacacacacacacacacacacacacacacacacacacacacacacacacacacacacacacacagactcatacacacacacaccaacctctAGCCGGCAATTCACTCAGTGTGAGATCACTCCATCAGGAGCTTTAAGCCATGCCATATGGGGACTTTTGGACCAGGCAAAACCATAATATATGTTAGAGGGGAGAACGAGATGCCACAGAGTACAGAAAAACGTTACTGACATCCTCCTGCTTCACAAAAATACTATTGACAGCAACAAAACACACAACTCCACCTCTTGCAAACACACATCTGAATTTCTACCTGCTAATAAGGGTTAGGGGGTCAAGAAGTAATTATGAGAGATGCAACACCagcaaaattttaaataaaatgcttcaaAAAGTTGAGAAAATTTTCAAGCAAAAACATATAAATAAATGCAAACACCTGATGATACATATGGGTACAATCACACAAAATGCAGATGCACACCGCCCTGCTGACATCAAGGGTGTGTGTGAGAGTGGTGTGAGTCAGAGGTCATCAGGTTCCCCTTCTCTGAGGAGTGTTAAGTGACTGAAGGGCCAAGGTCAGATCTCCCCACCCCTGACTGTGCACATCTTAATGGGATttccagacacacacatacacacgcacgcacgcacgcacgcacgcacgcacaggaACATAAAGCAGTGGTCCGCATTCTGACAATTCCTAACATTACACCCAATGCTGATTTAAGCAGATGGTACCTTTTAGGATCTTTAATTTGCAAATAAAATATGGACACGTCAGTAAAAGTGAATTTGGGTTGTGGCGTGTCTGCAGAAGTCTTAGAGGCCCTGCAACAAGCCACACATGTACAAACTGCTTCATCTTCAAATAGTTTTCCTTTAGCTGTACTTTTTCGGTAGGAGGACATTAAAGCTAAAAAGTCGTGCATGAAGAAAAGACAACCGCTGTGAGAACGGGTTGAGTAATTTGAGGGGTTGATTGATTGGCTTGTCGGCATTCTGAAAGTGACGAGCCACAATTAAAAGGCAGCGAGAGCACGAGAAAACACACGCACGTAGGATAAAGGGGCCTGGAGTGTGTCCAGGCAGCTCAGAGGTTAGTGCGTCACACAGGACGGTGGACACACACGTCCACGTTAGCACGAAGccacacacagacaagtaaatGACAAGGCAGAGGAGACCATGGCACAGAGTTCCTGTTGGGCAAATTATAACTCTGGCCAGTCCGAATGCTCTCAACCGAATCAGCTCAGCCCAGATCGCTGCTTTCtatgactcccccccccccccaatccagtTTGATTTGTGCCTAAGAGATCCAATAAAGAGTCTGCTAATGACTTGGAACATCAGGTTTTCCAAAACCATGTACTCCGTAGTCTAGCatcagttagtgtgtgtgtgtgtgtgtgtgtgtgtgtgtgtgtgtgtgtgtgtgtgtgtgtgtgagatatccCTGGGAGGGAAAGATCCAAGTGTGGTTGCTATTTGTGTAAACAGTGGATAGCAGTTCAGCCCTTTTATGCAACACACCACGAGTCCTGAGTGTGATGCTTCATACCAGCTAATTACAA is a genomic window containing:
- the ror1 gene encoding inactive tyrosine-protein kinase transmembrane receptor ROR1 yields the protein MYPDRVWRCPACALWIALLLQSVLDRSASGYDFPQDPSVLAASSWNTTSDGPFIHLEAPMNNITTSLGHTADLLCRVSGNPPPTVRWLKNDAPVVQEPRRVSYRSMPYGSRLRIRNLDTTDTGYFQCVATNTHGSVSTTGVLFVKFDPLPTLLPGRPADDNDEDGFCQPYRGIACARFIGNRSIFVASLQMQGEIETQITAAFTMIGTSNHLSDRCSQFAIPSLCHFAFPTCDRSSGFDKARDLCRDECEILENDLCKTEYIIARSNPHILKRLKLPNCEELAAFDSPEAANCLRIGIPMAEPINKNHKCYNNSGADYRGTVSVTKAGHQCQPWNSQYPHSHTFLAVRYPELNGGHSYCRNPGNKHEAPWCFTLTEGVRMELCDIPICDYKEKSSGNMEILYILVPSVAIPLAIALLFFFICVCRNNQKSSRPPAPRQPKPVRGQNVEMSMLTTAYKPKSKAKELPLSAVRFMEELGECMLGKIYKGHLYLPGMDQAQLVAIKALKDISNSQQWSDFQQESALLTELQHPNVVCLLGVVTQEQPVCMLFEFLPQGDLHEFLIMRSPHSDVGCSSDEDGTVKSSLDHGDFLQIAIQVAAGMEYLASHFYIHKDLAARNILVGEQLHVKISDLGLSREIYSSDYYCVQPKTLLPIRWMPPEAIAYGKFTTDSDIWSFGVVLWEVFSYGLQPYYGFSNQEVMEMVRKRQLLPCPEDCPPRFYGLMTECWQEGPARRPRFKDIHTRLRAWEGLSSHASSSTPSGGGGNATTQTTSLSASPVSNLSNPRYATAPAGYLYPAQALPAPGQMAPIPAWTPMAVPQPHQRFIPVNGFPIPPGYAAFPAHFAPPAPPTRIIQHHLPPPKSRSPSSASGSTSTGHVSGVPSTTGSNHEANTPLLSHCIMPGSGGVQSQVYGQVSQKGLNPLDHISQTSALLTPDSDMLMYNDSVITADL